The following are encoded in a window of Pyxidicoccus trucidator genomic DNA:
- a CDS encoding HAD hydrolase-like protein, with translation MPPYRLVIFDFDGTLADSLPWIRSVFNDMADRFGFSRLTPTEFEAMRGMSGREIMARTKVPMWRLPAIVSHMRKEKLSAAATTPLFPGVPELLGALKDAGVTVAIVSSDSELSVRTVLGPLAASVAHFDCGAAIFGKAARFRRMLKRTKVPAAEALSVGDEIRDLEAAREARLPSAAVGWGYALPEALARHAPTHLFRSVAELRSVLLP, from the coding sequence ATGCCTCCCTATCGCCTGGTCATCTTCGACTTCGACGGCACCCTGGCGGACTCCCTGCCGTGGATCCGGTCCGTCTTCAACGACATGGCCGACCGCTTCGGCTTCTCGCGGCTGACGCCGACGGAGTTCGAGGCGATGCGCGGCATGTCCGGGCGCGAAATCATGGCGCGCACGAAGGTGCCCATGTGGCGGCTGCCCGCCATCGTCAGCCACATGCGCAAGGAGAAGCTGTCCGCCGCCGCCACCACGCCCTTGTTCCCGGGCGTGCCGGAGCTGCTCGGGGCGCTCAAGGACGCCGGGGTGACGGTGGCCATCGTCAGCTCGGACAGCGAGCTGTCGGTGCGGACCGTGCTGGGCCCTCTCGCGGCCTCCGTGGCGCACTTCGACTGCGGCGCCGCCATCTTCGGCAAGGCCGCCAGGTTCCGTCGCATGCTGAAGCGCACGAAGGTGCCGGCGGCCGAGGCCCTGTCGGTGGGCGACGAGATTCGCGACCTCGAGGCGGCGCGGGAGGCGCGCCTTCCCTCCGCCGCGGTGGGGTGGGGCTACGCGCTGCCGGAGGCGCTGGCGCGGCATGCGCCCACGCACCTGTTCCGCTCCGTGGCGGAGCTGCGCTCGGTGTTGCTGCCCTGA
- a CDS encoding protein kinase domain-containing protein: MQSGPLPPARLPPGTRVGPWRVLERRGWGSYGAVYRALGVEDMLGPVALKVALHPGDGRFAREVELLSRLRHPSVPRLVDHGLWLQPGGVAYPYLAMEWIEGVSLYDWAHMQCPTSRQVLRVLASLARALEATHAAGGVHRDVKGDNVLVRAADGQVFLTDFGSGSYVGAGRLTSPPLPPGTQPYRTPEAWRSVRLPFQPSDPPYAPGPADDVFALGMTAYRLVTDDYPPTPALLSEVTHLWGLEGTGPVPPLSVNARCCVELSRLVSRMLSVRPEARGGAGELAEALEQAARSAGPEADVPLFTEEETRPTGPSLPVQRVTVRPPPRVARWPWFVAGSLSASLALGVGVLLSTRSVELSEKTHLAEWEEAKDGGTIAVGDTALTAPVAPESAPSVWSAIQAELPPKPFPNQRRPDGDGRCSGKGLVAINGGCWVKLPVELTDCDFTTNGVTYRGACYVPVWTPQRPSTSGPTNGDNPP, from the coding sequence ATGCAATCCGGCCCACTGCCTCCAGCACGCCTGCCTCCAGGGACCCGGGTGGGACCCTGGCGTGTCCTGGAGCGGCGCGGCTGGGGCTCATACGGCGCCGTCTACCGTGCTCTCGGTGTGGAGGACATGCTCGGTCCCGTGGCGCTCAAGGTGGCCCTGCACCCCGGAGATGGACGCTTCGCGCGAGAGGTGGAGCTGCTCTCTCGCCTGCGCCACCCGAGCGTTCCGCGCCTCGTGGACCATGGGCTCTGGCTGCAGCCCGGGGGCGTTGCCTATCCCTACCTCGCAATGGAGTGGATCGAAGGCGTGTCCCTCTATGACTGGGCGCACATGCAGTGCCCCACCTCGCGCCAGGTGCTGCGCGTTCTGGCCAGCCTCGCGCGGGCGCTGGAGGCCACGCACGCAGCGGGCGGCGTCCACCGAGACGTGAAGGGCGACAACGTGCTCGTGCGCGCCGCGGACGGCCAGGTCTTCCTGACCGACTTCGGCTCCGGAAGCTACGTGGGCGCGGGGAGGCTCACGTCGCCGCCATTGCCTCCCGGGACGCAGCCCTACCGCACACCGGAGGCGTGGCGCTCCGTGCGGCTTCCCTTCCAGCCGTCGGACCCGCCCTATGCGCCCGGACCGGCCGACGACGTCTTCGCGCTGGGGATGACCGCCTACCGGCTGGTGACCGACGACTACCCTCCCACTCCAGCCCTGCTGAGCGAGGTGACGCACCTCTGGGGCCTGGAGGGCACGGGCCCCGTGCCTCCCCTTAGCGTCAATGCCCGCTGCTGCGTGGAGCTGAGCAGGCTGGTGTCACGGATGCTCTCCGTGCGTCCCGAAGCGCGTGGCGGTGCCGGCGAGCTGGCTGAGGCGCTGGAGCAGGCCGCGCGGAGCGCAGGGCCTGAAGCGGATGTGCCGCTCTTCACCGAGGAGGAGACGAGGCCCACGGGCCCCTCTCTTCCGGTCCAGCGCGTCACGGTGCGGCCACCTCCTCGCGTGGCGAGGTGGCCCTGGTTCGTGGCGGGCAGCCTCAGTGCATCCCTTGCCCTGGGCGTGGGAGTGCTGTTGAGCACTCGGTCCGTCGAACTGTCCGAGAAGACGCACCTCGCGGAGTGGGAAGAGGCGAAGGATGGGGGCACGATTGCCGTCGGAGACACCGCGCTGACGGCCCCGGTCGCGCCCGAGAGTGCACCCTCCGTGTGGTCGGCCATCCAGGCTGAGTTGCCGCCGAAGCCCTTCCCAAATCAGCGGAGACCCGACGGGGACGGACGATGTTCCGGAAAGGGGCTGGTCGCAATCAACGGCGGCTGCTGGGTGAAGTTGCCTGTGGAGCTGACGGACTGCGATTTCACCACGAACGGCGTTACGTACAGGGGCGCCTGCTACGTCCCCGTCTGGACACCGCAACGCCCTTCCACCTCAGGACCCACGAATGGCGACAACCCTCCATAG
- a CDS encoding glycosyltransferase, whose protein sequence is MTTGPWTLWLYWEGVMPAYIQLCSELLQAFHPNAVLVVPETLSRYGIDSAKLSHMHVAQRSDCIRTALLHDFGGMWCDIDCIPLRTFELLYRLAEKSSVGFASYDSTDDTIGYGFTASLPRAPVIARQHEQVMAVVNSGRAPRWLEVSTEPLTQIVREVGRENMPLLPLYLTQPVVWHEQQRFSVRGSDEEHRKHLAGNPSAFCYMLSNQCMADDVKRLTRHELLTSDRFISFLFRESASRARALRGNVLARGKAVMTLNLYGDGLRQTLRDSQRAAAERWGAEYVEITRPMYSWPDAYWEKLNLDRHAQSYERVVFLDRDVMVRADCPSPFELVPAESFGGICSEQEGHQLRENVEAKMEHLYRSVGVALDYEREYLNSGVLVFSPREHGNVFDAARYIHMLTHERSWEVYDQGCISLALKFTQTPLHVLPPTFNRCGARLWYHWTPRMDDYVWHFCGSKNVTHMDNTLWREVGATGD, encoded by the coding sequence ATGACGACCGGCCCATGGACGCTCTGGCTGTATTGGGAAGGAGTGATGCCCGCTTACATCCAGCTCTGCTCAGAGCTGCTGCAGGCCTTCCATCCCAACGCGGTGCTGGTGGTGCCGGAGACACTTTCGCGGTACGGCATCGATTCCGCGAAGCTCTCGCACATGCACGTCGCCCAGCGGTCGGACTGCATCCGGACCGCGCTGCTGCACGACTTCGGCGGAATGTGGTGCGACATCGATTGCATCCCGCTCCGGACGTTCGAGCTGCTCTATCGCCTGGCGGAGAAATCCAGCGTCGGCTTCGCGTCCTACGACTCGACGGATGACACCATCGGCTATGGCTTCACGGCGTCACTGCCGCGCGCCCCCGTCATCGCCAGGCAGCACGAACAGGTGATGGCCGTCGTCAACTCCGGCAGGGCGCCACGGTGGCTGGAGGTCAGCACCGAGCCGCTGACACAGATTGTCCGGGAGGTAGGGCGGGAGAACATGCCCCTGCTGCCGCTGTATCTCACGCAACCTGTCGTCTGGCATGAGCAACAGCGGTTCAGCGTGCGGGGGAGTGACGAGGAGCATCGGAAGCACCTGGCCGGAAACCCGTCTGCGTTCTGCTACATGCTCAGCAACCAGTGCATGGCCGATGACGTGAAGCGTTTGACGAGGCATGAGTTGCTGACGTCGGACCGCTTCATCTCCTTCCTGTTCCGCGAGTCCGCTTCCCGCGCGAGGGCACTGCGCGGCAACGTCCTGGCCAGGGGCAAAGCGGTCATGACCCTCAACCTGTACGGCGACGGGCTGCGGCAGACGCTTCGGGATTCGCAGCGGGCAGCGGCCGAACGATGGGGCGCTGAGTACGTCGAGATCACCCGGCCGATGTACTCCTGGCCAGATGCCTACTGGGAGAAGCTCAATCTGGATCGCCACGCCCAGTCCTACGAGCGCGTCGTCTTCCTGGACCGGGACGTGATGGTGCGCGCTGATTGCCCCAGCCCGTTCGAGCTCGTGCCAGCCGAGTCCTTCGGCGGCATCTGCTCCGAGCAGGAGGGCCACCAACTTCGAGAAAACGTCGAAGCGAAGATGGAGCACCTCTACCGTTCGGTGGGTGTCGCTCTCGACTACGAGCGGGAGTACCTCAACTCAGGCGTCCTGGTCTTCTCTCCCCGCGAGCACGGCAACGTCTTCGATGCGGCTCGTTACATTCACATGCTGACCCACGAACGCTCGTGGGAGGTCTACGACCAGGGGTGTATCAGCCTCGCGCTCAAGTTCACGCAGACGCCGCTGCACGTCCTGCCGCCAACCTTCAACCGCTGTGGCGCGAGGCTCTGGTACCACTGGACGCCGCGGATGGATGATTACGTGTGGCACTTCTGCGGGAGCAAGAACGTCACGCACATGGACAACACGCTCTGGCGGGAAGTTGGCGCCACCGGAGATTAG
- a CDS encoding SDR family oxidoreductase: MWAMQGKSVVVTGASMGIGEELSVALAARGANLVLAARSEDALQRVKQRCEAAGGKAVAVATDVGDPEACRRMVERAVEAFGGIDVLVNNAGISMDARFEDITDLGLFERLMRINYLGAVYCTHHALPHLKARRGLLVAVSSLTGKTGVPTRSGYAASKHAMNGFFDSLRVELMGTGVDVTVVCPGFVATNVRANALGKDGKPLQVSAHDESEGNMDVGTCVSIILRAMDQRQREVVMTTKGKVGQYLKLFTPGLLDRIVFNTIQGRRR; the protein is encoded by the coding sequence ATGTGGGCCATGCAAGGAAAGAGCGTGGTCGTGACGGGTGCCTCGATGGGCATCGGCGAGGAGCTGTCGGTGGCGCTCGCGGCGCGGGGCGCGAACCTGGTGCTGGCCGCGAGGAGCGAGGATGCGCTTCAGCGGGTGAAGCAGCGGTGTGAGGCGGCGGGAGGCAAGGCCGTGGCGGTGGCCACGGACGTAGGGGACCCGGAGGCGTGCCGACGGATGGTGGAGCGGGCGGTGGAGGCGTTCGGCGGCATCGACGTGCTCGTGAACAACGCGGGCATCTCCATGGACGCGCGCTTCGAGGACATCACGGACCTGGGCCTGTTCGAGCGGCTGATGCGCATCAACTACCTGGGCGCGGTGTACTGCACGCACCACGCGCTGCCCCATCTGAAGGCGCGGCGCGGGCTGTTGGTGGCGGTGTCGTCGCTGACGGGGAAGACCGGGGTCCCCACGCGCTCGGGCTATGCGGCGAGCAAGCACGCGATGAACGGGTTCTTCGACTCGCTGCGTGTGGAGTTGATGGGCACGGGGGTGGACGTCACGGTGGTGTGCCCCGGCTTCGTGGCGACGAACGTGCGCGCCAACGCGCTGGGCAAGGACGGCAAGCCGCTCCAGGTGAGCGCGCACGACGAGTCCGAGGGCAACATGGACGTGGGCACGTGCGTGTCCATCATTCTGCGCGCCATGGACCAGCGTCAGCGCGAGGTGGTGATGACCACCAAGGGCAAGGTGGGCCAGTATCTCAAGCTGTTCACCCCGGGCCTGCTGGACCGCATCGTGTTCAACACGATTCAGGGCCGGCGGCGGTAG
- a CDS encoding PPC domain-containing protein gives MGCDPTIGTGAPPALETQTAGAVTLPGTALQDGVPVTVSGAAASVTYFYVNLPAGLQEVSFALTGGTGNANMTIKSGQVPTNSVNDCNPRGSDNEEKCNVQAPAADTWSVKLEGMTAYANAKLVVYFNQPLPLFANTNFFHYSNKPTMFFVDVPAGKGRFKIDSSGTSTVKARLGARPTDTLFDCSGTCDIFKPRAGRYYILMSNNTSGNQILPWVTGSVKPTVALTNGQTVTGISAARDDLTYYTLSVPTGQARLSVEVSSVIRSLYVQRGDPFPGVNGTAVDCLASVSSGPASCTFDNPQAGTWYLVVRANSAIYSLNLTARVVSSTGTGTATPLQNYQQVSGLSGSPLEDRYYSLTVPEGKPSLDVRATQGTGLAEVFVQQGTPPKRGEGTACGTGCKFQNPTPGTWYILVRGYTTFSGLSFSAGCPNVLTLAPGQPVLYGGSSAYYSFDIPEGQTEANFTLTTEHNNWAMVKQGSWSTNVSDGCRSPCRLFRPQAGRYYVTVYFTTGIVYGTLAGWYGGGPVGSLTEGVPEAFTAGAQREFRYWRIDVPEGQAQLRVDHAFQRGTQTRLYVRYGDVPATFQYTCQATSWTYNNVPPGQTCVIDNPQAGAWYVLVASESALDGVVRATTSSGIPLMAPGFEEQPFAGAPGLERVWKVEVPAGLSDFRVVLSGGTGNADLYVKHGEVPGTTYDCASTRPNNEEHCEFANPQPGTWYVAVRGTEAFTNARLVTTFASTPGEGVRALASGENVVAFEGKSGSVQYFKVEVPEGKNRLVVGMSGGRGNADLAVSRGVRPTLTAADCRSQSLTSLDVCVFENPVPGTWLIRVDGATDFKDVVLTARYSVTNEIIPMTLGTPVPNLYLGPSEALVFSVTIASSSDFVRLDVQSGVNPATDVRFADMSYNNVFTCNTSGRFTQCLDSFNSSSPGQRRISVKSKTPATASWGNMVTINDGIDGWNDDTTFASLMNGVAATELTGNGQFKIEVPSGATKLTITTRGPTGTSSDPGQLSLYVKGLKPASSSQYTCASTATGISQGCSWTTPTAGTWYLATYWTSGSYDVKATFE, from the coding sequence GTGGGTTGCGATCCCACGATTGGGACGGGCGCGCCACCGGCGCTCGAAACCCAGACGGCGGGCGCCGTCACGCTACCGGGAACAGCGCTCCAGGATGGCGTTCCCGTCACGGTGTCCGGGGCCGCGGCCTCGGTGACGTACTTCTATGTCAACCTGCCCGCCGGGCTCCAGGAGGTCTCCTTCGCGCTGACGGGTGGAACCGGCAACGCGAACATGACCATCAAGAGCGGCCAGGTCCCCACCAACTCCGTCAACGACTGCAACCCGCGAGGCAGCGACAACGAAGAGAAGTGCAACGTGCAGGCACCTGCCGCCGACACCTGGAGTGTGAAGCTCGAAGGAATGACGGCGTACGCCAACGCGAAGCTGGTCGTCTACTTCAACCAGCCCCTGCCGCTGTTTGCGAACACCAACTTCTTCCACTACTCCAACAAGCCGACGATGTTCTTCGTCGACGTCCCCGCGGGAAAGGGCCGCTTCAAGATTGATTCTTCGGGCACCAGCACCGTGAAGGCGAGGTTGGGCGCCCGGCCCACCGACACGCTTTTCGATTGCAGCGGCACCTGCGACATCTTCAAGCCCAGGGCGGGCCGGTACTACATCCTGATGTCGAACAACACGTCGGGGAACCAGATCCTCCCCTGGGTGACCGGGAGCGTGAAGCCCACCGTGGCGCTCACGAACGGCCAGACGGTGACGGGCATCAGCGCGGCGCGGGATGACCTGACCTACTACACCCTCAGTGTCCCCACGGGACAGGCCCGGCTCTCGGTGGAGGTCTCGTCTGTGATTCGCTCGCTCTACGTCCAGCGCGGGGACCCCTTCCCCGGCGTCAATGGCACCGCGGTGGACTGCCTCGCCAGTGTCTCAAGCGGCCCGGCTTCGTGCACGTTCGACAATCCGCAAGCGGGGACGTGGTACCTGGTGGTCCGGGCAAACAGTGCCATCTACAGTCTGAACCTGACGGCTCGCGTGGTCTCCTCCACGGGCACCGGAACGGCGACGCCGCTGCAGAACTACCAGCAGGTGAGCGGGCTGTCCGGCAGTCCGCTCGAGGACCGCTACTATTCCCTCACTGTTCCCGAGGGCAAGCCGAGCCTGGACGTCCGGGCGACGCAGGGAACGGGCCTTGCCGAGGTCTTCGTCCAGCAGGGCACTCCGCCGAAGCGGGGCGAGGGCACGGCCTGCGGAACAGGCTGCAAGTTCCAGAATCCGACGCCCGGCACCTGGTACATCCTGGTTCGTGGCTACACCACGTTCTCAGGCCTGAGCTTCTCCGCGGGGTGTCCCAATGTGCTGACGCTGGCACCGGGACAGCCGGTGCTCTACGGCGGCAGCTCGGCCTACTACTCCTTCGACATCCCGGAGGGGCAGACGGAGGCCAACTTCACGCTGACGACCGAGCACAACAACTGGGCCATGGTGAAGCAGGGCTCGTGGTCAACGAATGTCAGCGACGGCTGCAGGTCTCCGTGCCGGCTCTTCCGGCCCCAGGCCGGGCGCTATTACGTCACGGTGTATTTCACGACAGGAATCGTCTACGGCACCCTGGCCGGGTGGTATGGGGGCGGCCCGGTCGGCTCGCTGACGGAGGGTGTCCCCGAAGCCTTCACGGCCGGCGCGCAGCGTGAGTTCCGGTACTGGCGCATCGACGTTCCGGAAGGACAGGCGCAGCTGCGCGTGGACCACGCCTTCCAGCGCGGCACCCAGACGCGCCTGTACGTCCGGTACGGGGACGTTCCCGCGACGTTCCAGTACACGTGCCAGGCGACTTCCTGGACGTACAACAACGTCCCGCCGGGGCAGACGTGCGTCATCGACAATCCGCAGGCGGGGGCGTGGTACGTCCTGGTGGCCAGCGAGTCCGCGCTCGATGGAGTCGTCCGGGCCACGACCTCCTCCGGCATCCCACTCATGGCTCCGGGGTTCGAGGAGCAGCCATTCGCCGGGGCCCCTGGCCTGGAGCGGGTGTGGAAGGTCGAGGTTCCAGCCGGGCTCAGCGACTTCCGGGTGGTGCTCAGCGGCGGAACGGGGAACGCGGACCTGTACGTGAAGCACGGCGAGGTCCCGGGCACGACGTACGACTGCGCGTCCACCCGCCCCAACAACGAGGAGCACTGCGAGTTCGCCAACCCGCAGCCGGGCACCTGGTACGTGGCCGTTCGCGGCACCGAAGCCTTTACGAATGCCCGTCTGGTCACGACCTTCGCGAGCACTCCCGGTGAGGGCGTGAGGGCGCTGGCCAGTGGGGAGAACGTGGTGGCGTTCGAGGGCAAGTCAGGCTCCGTCCAGTACTTCAAGGTGGAGGTGCCGGAAGGAAAGAACCGGCTGGTGGTGGGCATGTCGGGCGGCCGCGGCAACGCGGACCTCGCGGTCAGCCGGGGCGTGCGCCCGACGCTGACGGCGGCGGACTGCCGGAGCCAGAGTCTCACCAGCCTGGACGTCTGCGTCTTCGAGAACCCGGTGCCAGGAACGTGGCTCATTCGCGTTGACGGGGCGACGGACTTCAAGGACGTGGTGCTGACCGCCCGGTACAGCGTGACCAACGAAATCATCCCGATGACGCTGGGCACCCCGGTTCCGAACCTCTACCTCGGCCCCAGCGAAGCCCTGGTCTTCTCCGTCACGATTGCCTCGAGCTCGGACTTCGTGCGTCTCGACGTCCAGTCGGGAGTGAATCCCGCCACCGACGTGCGCTTCGCGGACATGAGCTACAACAACGTCTTCACCTGCAACACGTCCGGTCGCTTCACGCAGTGCCTGGACTCCTTCAACTCCAGCTCCCCGGGGCAGCGGCGCATCTCGGTCAAATCCAAGACGCCGGCGACCGCATCCTGGGGAAACATGGTCACCATCAACGATGGCATCGATGGCTGGAACGATGACACGACCTTCGCGTCCTTGATGAATGGCGTGGCCGCGACGGAGCTGACCGGCAACGGCCAGTTCAAGATCGAGGTGCCGTCCGGCGCGACGAAGCTGACCATCACCACCCGTGGACCGACGGGGACGTCGAGCGACCCGGGGCAGCTCTCCCTGTACGTCAAGGGGCTCAAGCCCGCATCGAGCTCGCAGTACACCTGTGCTTCGACGGCGACGGGCATCTCGCAGGGGTGCAGTTGGACGACCCCGACGGCGGGGACCTGGTACCTCGCGACCTATTGGACCAGTGGTAGCTACGACGTGAAGGCCACGTTCGAGTAG
- a CDS encoding WD40 repeat domain-containing protein: MDELQTAGLVVSSLGMAWASKEAAAQPPASESPPEAPWEELASVKHTQAPTRLWFSPDGRRLATVFLTESTPERRNIQLWDPGTRQPLAQLAPEDSLGLPDMKVFAFSSDGRHIATGEAYATVRLWDATTGKELRLLRHGPESADRPYAPIHALAFSGDGQLLITVASDQKVRVWDVATGKRSSSFATRKPSNFHQFSSDGRFLAAWTGEDARSNRYSVWDVDSGKQLKQLKGQRSRVHELAFSPDGRRLAACSGHHLDSNFAAQVWEVASGEELANLQLDWIKSLTFSPDGQRLFTSGGPGQLWELATGKPLLTIPETEYGAVDFSPDGQRLVTGGNDHVARLWDAVAARELQTFKLGNTVRAVAFSPDGQRVATTSLDGYTKVWGPPRLSPEPSSAR, from the coding sequence ATGGATGAGCTGCAGACCGCGGGCCTGGTGGTGTCCTCGCTGGGCATGGCGTGGGCGAGCAAAGAGGCCGCGGCCCAGCCTCCCGCCTCCGAGAGCCCTCCGGAGGCCCCGTGGGAGGAGCTCGCCTCGGTGAAGCACACCCAGGCCCCCACCCGGCTCTGGTTCAGCCCCGATGGACGCAGGCTGGCGACCGTCTTCCTGACGGAGTCCACGCCCGAGCGCCGGAACATCCAGCTCTGGGACCCGGGCACGAGACAGCCGTTGGCGCAGCTCGCCCCTGAAGACTCCCTGGGGCTGCCCGACATGAAGGTCTTCGCCTTCAGCTCCGATGGCCGGCACATCGCCACTGGAGAGGCCTACGCGACCGTCCGCCTCTGGGACGCGACCACCGGCAAGGAGCTCCGGCTCCTGCGCCACGGCCCCGAGTCCGCGGACCGCCCCTATGCGCCAATCCACGCCCTGGCCTTCAGCGGAGATGGCCAGCTCCTCATCACCGTGGCCAGTGACCAGAAGGTGCGCGTGTGGGACGTGGCCACCGGCAAGCGGAGCTCCAGCTTCGCCACCCGGAAGCCCTCCAACTTCCACCAGTTCAGCTCCGATGGGCGCTTCCTCGCCGCATGGACCGGCGAGGATGCTCGGTCCAACCGCTATTCGGTGTGGGACGTGGACTCGGGCAAGCAGCTCAAGCAGCTGAAGGGCCAGCGCTCCAGGGTGCACGAGCTGGCCTTCAGTCCGGACGGCCGCCGCCTCGCCGCCTGCAGCGGACATCATCTGGACAGCAACTTCGCCGCACAGGTGTGGGAGGTGGCATCGGGAGAGGAGCTCGCGAACCTGCAGCTCGACTGGATCAAGAGCCTGACCTTCAGTCCGGATGGCCAGCGCCTCTTCACAAGTGGAGGCCCCGGGCAGCTCTGGGAACTCGCCACGGGCAAGCCCCTCCTGACGATTCCCGAGACCGAGTACGGCGCCGTGGACTTCAGCCCGGACGGCCAGCGCCTCGTCACGGGTGGGAATGATCACGTCGCCCGCCTCTGGGACGCCGTGGCCGCGCGTGAACTCCAGACGTTCAAGCTCGGCAACACCGTCCGGGCCGTGGCCTTCAGCCCGGACGGCCAGCGCGTGGCAACCACCAGCCTCGACGGGTACACGAAGGTGTGGGGGCCGCCGCGGCTCTCACCGGAGCCGTCCTCCGCTCGCTGA